The following DNA comes from Melospiza georgiana isolate bMelGeo1 chromosome 10, bMelGeo1.pri, whole genome shotgun sequence.
ACAAAGACAGTGGAGCAGAATCTTTAAAGGCAAGTTAATCACTTCAGTATTAGATCAAAGCACAGTGTCTACTCAATTATTACAAAGTATTGCAATCACTACAGTGGAAAGTTACCCATCAAACCATTATTTGCAAGAGATTGATACACATTcaagaaaggataaaaaaaaccaacacagaaCAAAAGGACTATTTTTGTATGTCTGTGTATCTCTTCAGATGTTCTCCCAGAGAAACTGCAACCATGAGGTACAGCAAACAAAGTTAGATGAGGCCAAAGCTTCCCTTTCTTTAATAGCTACTCTTTTTAAATAGAGCCAAATTCTACCCTCTCTCTGGTTTAGTGGGGTTGCATGAAAGATGTCACAACAGAGTCAGAGTTACTAAAAAGGtttcagtgcagaaaaaaaaatccagaggaaaCAAAGAGGGTAAGTGTTTCTACTCAGATAAAACTCGTTACTGAGAAAGAAATCATCAAAATCTGTCCTAGAAGAGaagatataaaaagaaaaaaggtattaTACAGGTGGAATTGTATGGTGGAGGATTAAGTCAAGCAAGTTCTACTAAGACTGATATTTGCCAGCATGAGTTGAATTGGGTGAGGCTAAAGGTTTATCTTCAAAAGCATCTTAAATCttccaaacaccatcactgcATATTCATATTAGgactttctctctttttaagtttttttttttaattagtttatTTAGTCAAAAAAGCTCTGTATAGTAGGAGGGCTAAGTACAACCTCTTCACTAGTGTGCTGAGTATGTTTGAGTGCAAAACATGCatttagcttttatttcttcatttcctaATCAAAAGGCATAATTTCACTGGGTAGGGTTGAAgtaatttagaatattttttagGGCTTCTGATATTTCAGACAAAATAACACCTCAGAAATGACTTCAACATCGAATAAAACAAAAGTATAATGTAGAAACAAACTCACATTTGGTATTTTAGCACATCTTTTCCTTTGAGTCTTCATCCAGCTCTGATTAACATTAGCTTCCATTACTTACCTCATTAGGCAGCACCTTCATCAGTGCTTTAAAAGTCTTCTAAAAGGTTATTTGGAGATAAAGCCTGCAGAAAATTCTACACATGGTAGGATTAACCATGGTATATGCTGACCATGCCCTTCTAAATATAAACTCTGGTTAGAGAAATGGAGAGGCTCTTCATGCACTACATTACGTGGACTCCTCTCTGTGACCTCCAGATGTCCTGATTCTCCCTGGCTCACCACATAATAGTCATGTAATACTAACCTTGATGGACTACATATGAATAAGAGGCTATTTTGAGGTTGTAAGTGCTTCAAATTGTAAGGTTCCCTGCACACTATCCCACAGCTGGCTTGGGAGGAGAATACTCAAGTCAATGTAATATGTATGCAGCAGTCTTTATGAAAGCCCAGGCTGTCCTCAGAGATCATTCTCCTTGTGAGAAGTCTGCCTTGGAAATAAGCAAAAGACTTAGATAATTAGCAATGAGTTCCATGAAAGTGGCTGCTAAAGCATTAGTGTGTACTCCACCAACAGCCAGACAGCCCAGTGTGCACCAGGACTGTCAGTGTTGAATCACAAGCAAAGCCTACCTGCTCCTCCCAGCGTGGGCTGCCCCAGTGGGCCATAAACCCAGTGGGTGTCTCCCAGGCAGCCAGgccacagcccagagctccctgagGCCTGAAAGCCTCCCACATCCCTGAACgtggggaggctgcagcaaACTCAGAACGTGTCAAAcgagccctgctgctgctgcaaggcCAGCAGTTCCCAATCAGCAGTGGATGCTGTCGTTCTCTAGACACCATCTGTTGCAACAGCTGCTGGTGGCTTTCCAACAGCCTCTTTAGTGCAGGTTTGAAACTGATTGCTCTCAGTCAACCACCCCTTCTTATCTAACCTTCATGAGAGAGACTGAAGATCATGGTCACTCTGGCCCTCTACCACAGGGCACGCAGTGGCATTGACTGGCAGTCTCACTGCCATATGGGACTGAGACAGGATCACCACAGCCCTCCTGGGAGTGCCTGCGTGTGtggtgggctgggagcaggacagaggTGGGTGTTGTTTAGCAAAGAGCCCCCTCCCCACTGCCTGCCTCTGCAGGGATGCAGCGCCCAGTCCAGCATCTGGCCTGTCTCCTCTGTGGCCTCTCTAGTGGAGAGCAGCACCATGAGAAGCCTGACCTCTaccagaggcagagcagcttccAGTAATCCCCAAAAGCCTTTCCTCTCCTGAAATCCCacactgcagagcccacaagGAGCTGGGCCCTGCCCACTCCTGaggctccctgcaggcagagccctgtcAGTCCCTCCCCAAGGAGTGTCTGcttgctgtgtccctgcactcCAGCATGCACCCCCTCTAAAACACACGGGTACCAGAGCATATTAGGCCTGCGGTctgaaaaatgtcttttgtttaatattttgctCCCTATGTTGGTTTCTCAGCACTGTTCAGTTATGCTTATTTTCTTAGCAGGTCTCCTGTGTAATTTTTATAAAGATTATAAACAGTGTCACCAGTCTGCCCtactttttaatgaaaaatgcattGAAAATCACTTTCAGCAACACACTTTTAAGACTTTATTTCTGCTAACTTAAAAAACTTACCAATAgaagattttaatgaaaatcttTGGACAAAGCATTCTAATTACACTTGACCTCAGTTTATGTCATGTGACCATGCACGTATCTGAATATCACCATGTAAAATGTACTTTTGGCAACCGAGAGCTATTGGATGTTTAAGACtatctgaaaacaaacaaaaaagaaacacgttgaagcagcagagagcaatCCCTTAGTCCGCCTCCTACCTGTATCTGCATTACTGGTGCAGGTGCATTaaccttttatttccttcagaTGTCTCAAGGAAAAGTAACATCCGTACAGCGCTTTCCCCCGTATTTTTATATTCCGATTATGTAACTGTGCTGCTTGCATAACCGCGACAATAAGTGTAGGATTTGTCCAAGGATCAACacggagcagctcctgccagccgTTCCCGAGTGTCCCTCCCAGCCGCCCCGCTCGGAGCGCGCAGATAAGGTGGGTGCCGTGTGTGTCAGTGACGCTCACCCCATGCAGCCCGGCCGGGAAGGTTTAGCCTAAAATAACGTTTGCATTCACTGCATGAGATAATGTCACCAAAGAAATCAGGTCTCAGCGGCCTTACCGAAGCACACAGGACAGACCGCCACCCAGCTGCCACCCGTCCCCTGTCTGGGTGTACTTCCCCGCTCTGTCGCGCCGCCGGGGATCCCCCAGCGCCGCGGGTCCGTCTCCCTTTTCCCGGGGCTCCCGCCGCACGCGCGGGCGCAGCCGCGCTCGGGGCTGGGCGGGCGCCCCGGTGCCCCCTTTGTGCTTTTTACAGCAGAACAGCCCCGCGGGCAGGCCCCGCACCGGGCAGTGCCGGTGCCAGTGACCCTGCGGCCGGGAAGGGGCGCCGCGGGTCCGCTCCGGCCACACGCCTCGCTGCGGGGGCTCTCACGGACCCGCCCCCCCGCTGCGGCCGCATCAATCATTAACGGCGGCTCGGGTGTCCAGCGCCTCCCACCCCGGGAAACCCTacccggggcggcgggggcgtCTCTTCCCGCTCCTCGGGAGCGCTGGATGCGCCGCCGGTCTCCAGTTACCGCGAtgccgggcggcggggcgggaggAGCCGCGGCGGTGCTGCCACTGCCCCTGCTGCAATGAGTGATGCtgccgggggcggcggcgggggcggagAGGCGCAGAGCTACCGCGGATCCTTCGCCGGCGGCTGCGGGCGCAGCGGCTCTGCCTCGCCCGGTCGGCGGCGaggcggcgggcccggggccggCCGGGGCAGCGGCAGCATGCCGGCGGGCGATGGGGACAAGAAGGAGGCggcgccgccgccaccgcctcGCCCTGCCACCCTGCTACGGTGGGATGAGGTGCCCGAGGACTTCGTGGAGTGCTTCATCCTCTCGGGCTACCGGCGGCTGCACTGCTCGGCACAGGAGTGCCTGGCCTCGGTGCTGCAGCCCACCAACGAGACCCTCAACTTCTGGACCCACTTCatcccactgctgctcttcctcacTCGCTTCGGGCGGCTGCTTCTGCTGCGGGGCGCCGGGGACGTGCCCTTCCACCACccggccctgctgcccctctggtGCTACGCCTCGGGGGTGCTGCTCACCTTCGCCATGAGCTGCACGGCCCACCTCTTCAGCTGCCTCTCCCCGCGCCTCCGCGCCACCTTCTTCTACCTGGACTACGCCTCCATCAGCTACTACGGCTTCGCCAGCACCGTGGCCTACTCCTACTACCTGCTGCCGGGGCTGAGCCTGCTGGACGCCGGCGCCATGAGCCGCTACGTGCAGCAGcggctgggctggcagctggacTGCAGCCTGCCCATCGCGGCCTACCGCGTGCTGGTGCTGCCCGTGGCGCTGGCGCTGGCCGTGGGCTGCACGGCCGCCTGCTGCCGCAGCCGCGCCGCGTGCTGCGCATACCCCTTCGCCGTGCGCACCTTCGTGTTCGCCATGCCGCTCAGCATGGCCTGCCCCATCATGCTCGAGAGCCTCTTCTTCGACCTCCGCGCACGCAACCCCACGCTCTTCGTCTACTTCTACCGCCGCTACTTCTGGCTGCTGGTGGCCGCCTTCTTCAACGTCAGCAAAATTCCCGAGCGGATCCAGCCGGGGCTCTTCGACATCGTGGGGCATAGCCATCAGCTTTTCCACATCTTCACCTTCCTCAGCATCTACGACCAGGTACACTACGTGGAGGACGGGCTGGCTGAGTTTCTCAAGGCACCCCTGGCCGCCCCCACCTACCTAGGCACCGTGGGCTATATGCTGCTCCTGACCGTCTGCCTTGCTGTTGTGGTCAGGAGGTTCCTCAACGTTGCAGACATCTGCAAGCAGGACTGACCAGCCTGGCGACCCTCGGGACAGCGACCGCCATGCCAGTGACCCTTGGCCTGGAGGTCCTTGGGCCGATGACCTTCAGACTGGTGACCCTCAGTCCAGAGCCACCATGTCCTGAAGAAGCTGTGACACCTGGGGAAACACACCTGTGGAAGAGCCAGGTCCCTTTCTTGGAGgtttgctggagaaaatgaCCATGGCAGAACTGCTCGTGCTCTTTAAGCTACTAGGTTACCAGGGGAAGCAAGCAAATGCTTACTGGTATGTTGCTGCTTAGAGTATAAGCTGAAATAATTTAGCTCTGCTACTAGGAAGAATGCATGAATGGTGAATGCCACTTACTAATTTCATAACAATTAGGTCTAAACTAGCtctgtatatacatatatatttatatatctagCTATATATTTATTAGctacatatatgtgtatatatatgtatacaccTGAAGACATTTGTGCAATGATTTCTCATAGACTTTTAATCAACTCCTATGTGAAATTTCCTAGCAGATTATGCACTGACATTTATCTTCCTCTCTGATATTGTAACAGGCCTTTGCAGCCACATACTGGattttaaatgcaaagaaaTCAATAGCTATCCATAGTTTCTAAGGTCTTGCAGCCTTTTCAGCCAGGGAACAATAGATTTAAAAGCGAGAGGAAAAACAGCTGTGAATTATTACAGAATTACCAGTTAATGGAGAGACCTTAATTAGACAGACAGTAAGTGGTTGGTGTAGCCACTCGGatactaaaataaaatagaaggaTATGTAAAATAACCGAACCAGAAAGGGGTCAAACTGGTTTGGAACGGGGGCAGAGGAAGAACAAGGACCCTGCATAATGGAATGGCTCTTCCCTCAGCGTGTCAGGAACATCTGTTGTGCTGAGGGAGTTGCTAAGGGGCCCCTTTATCTTCCTGGGTAAATCACCCCCAAACCAGTCCTCTAGAGTCAAAGTCAGATGCCAGACTTTCTATAAATCCCTGCCAAGCTCGGTGGGAGTTCTGTGGATGTAAAGAGAGTAACTGATGCATAAGATCTCATTCTGgatcttttaaaaaaactacATGGAACTagtttctgctgctctttaaTTAGAGCACTGTCATATTTACCATCCTAAAATTAGTTGCAGAATACGATACTGCTGAATCCGAGTTCAGCACCTAAAATCTGGCTCTACAAGTACAGGATACTGGCACTTTTTTGTCATTCCCCACTTTTTCCTATTCTGATTAgtggtggctgcagctggatgTGTTGAAGTCCTCTTTCAGAAGCTTTGGGGGAGTTCAAAAACAAGAATTAGGAGGTGTTTTCCAAAGCAGTATCTTTTCAGAGCAACCCATGTATTATCCTTGTCACAGGACAAAGAGCTAAGTATAGATTGAATTTACTCTAGAAACATTTTTGTAAACCATGTGCAGATTTTAAGCAGATGCATTTTGCGTTGGTCTGACAGAACAAGTGCAATAATGTTACACAAGGGGCTTACCAAGCGAAGTTCAGGTGAGAAACTGCTTGTGTAACCCATTGTCTAAAGAAGGGTGGTACTTCCTTAGCAAACCCTTGTGTCAGACTGCATAATAGTGTAATAGCTGTTTTACTCAGCTCCTATTGTAGAAGTGTATTTCTGCTTGGGTCTTTCCCATTTTCATGGACATGGCATCTGAATCCCACGACAATGTTTTGAGTCCAGTTCTCATCTTCTGTAAGACAAAGTCTCCTTTGTTAAAAATGGGAATATAGGAAGGACTGTAGCCAGGGATTATGAAGTCACATCCTTAAACATGGGTCAGAGTAATCACAGACCCAATAACTGATATGCCCTCTATCAATGTAACAGCTTTGTGAAAATTTCTCAATTGAAGTGCATAagctaaaagaaaattacaCTCATTCAATTTAGCTTTTATCTCAACCCATTTAAAGTATAATGGTTTGAATATTTTAGATTCTTAGCGAACGATGAAAATGGCCTAACAAATACTCTTTGCCAGGCACAATTCTGCTGGTATGTCATTTCTGGAAGGGTCAGATGTATTTTAAGGAGATTGACTAGAATTATCTGGAGTAGCAGTTCCCAAAGTGTGGCCTCTTGAGTTATTG
Coding sequences within:
- the PAQR9 gene encoding membrane progestin receptor epsilon, producing MSDAAGGGGGGGEAQSYRGSFAGGCGRSGSASPGRRRGGGPGAGRGSGSMPAGDGDKKEAAPPPPPRPATLLRWDEVPEDFVECFILSGYRRLHCSAQECLASVLQPTNETLNFWTHFIPLLLFLTRFGRLLLLRGAGDVPFHHPALLPLWCYASGVLLTFAMSCTAHLFSCLSPRLRATFFYLDYASISYYGFASTVAYSYYLLPGLSLLDAGAMSRYVQQRLGWQLDCSLPIAAYRVLVLPVALALAVGCTAACCRSRAACCAYPFAVRTFVFAMPLSMACPIMLESLFFDLRARNPTLFVYFYRRYFWLLVAAFFNVSKIPERIQPGLFDIVGHSHQLFHIFTFLSIYDQVHYVEDGLAEFLKAPLAAPTYLGTVGYMLLLTVCLAVVVRRFLNVADICKQD